One window from the genome of Anopheles coluzzii chromosome X, AcolN3, whole genome shotgun sequence encodes:
- the LOC120957023 gene encoding proton channel OtopLc isoform X1, giving the protein MDSSPDLSLKLRRGSSDSRESFYMDFAQGIDSDIEDVVTMASGGAGGLPSPCTLPPAAPLVAEVVTIQPAGSAVPSQTGVILEEEDALIEEEEEEEEEEEEEEEEQEKNKRENGEQPQPATAADEEQLGEQDAGDSGEYELPPPMSSFPSPIHSPASLLPPLSVLNIDIERDAGLSLQPIMPSPSVSQNAIVSPETFSTHTSPAPSLHKLPTGRPTSPRHPATPPLVHPPAVLTAGADYPSLSSVHQEHGTTDGDGSRNGSSLGMQSKTQLGSSSTSSSTAIQSRPLHTPTASAKAIDMVAAGCPPPAATSALLVTLPLAGPVSGAGGESVLSASNRSPHQLSQQSLATPGSGAASQTTTTHQHLSVLYHSHHHHLHPILTTNRRPSRLPEPVYYPTPREVKPGEALATTLSALYGKLLVVMGIAFPMAEVISTYIPPSFYEVRPFRRCFFLADNSPLRNTLPDSVCFQGFYLYLYIGSMVFLLFMYTTLLWGKPKMPPVSPIKKQTLASTKKVMHRTSTTCSTDSGEQSDSEDETISSSPKVPVQARRMSLSAGAASRLQHFGSFYLRMGAVAFGIGSMIYSGLEFGQYFELERNTKCHNVLLALTPATRMAFIFIQMYFIFLNNEQIKVYRHKIVARFGLMHMIGTNLSVWFSVLIQETKHEILTFYNPENRTLRISHRLGNKMMPHPVETVAHLRVARGLKGPHNIFECRRSNIIGTLVQDASPFLFPCTIEYSLICAAILYVMWRSISRPQNEQPQRQESLHPLKRSPHHYSVDCAGAHKGLFIGILILVLTIISLILFFVLISRPEFVSLAVTEVNICELTLYGTTTAATLIGMFQVRHMQYDAFRSFSLDDILLVGGQTGSFLYSTFTVIGGHFTMRRDTVLVLITALASLVETACQTMFILDASRRSAATQEHIRKKPGREIVTFLLVSNLAMWAINTLEKSRAESHPIQLHFYGLWAWTIITHVSMPLAIFYRFHSTVCLCEIWKRAYKMKPAYM; this is encoded by the exons ATGGACAGCTCGCCGGACCTGTCACTCAAGCTGCGGCGCGGCTCGAGCGATTCGCGCGAATCGTTCTACATGGACTTTGCCCAGGGCATCGACTCCGACATCGAGGACGTGGTGACGATGGCATCCGGTGGTGCCGGAGGCCTTCCTTCCCCTTGCACGCTCCCGCCTGCCGCCCCGCTGGTGGCGGAAGTGGTGACGATACAGCCGGCCGGGTCGGCCGTCCCCAGCCAGACCGGCGTCATTCTCGAGGAGGAAGATGCTCTcatcgaggaggaggaggaggaagaggaggaggaggaagaagaagaagaggagcaGGAGAAGAACAAGCGGGAGAACGGGGAGCAGCCCCAACCGGCCACGGCTGCAGACGAGGAGCAGCTGGGGGAGCAGGACGCGGGCGACAGTGGAGAGTACGAGCTGCCACCACCGATGTCCTCCTTTCCTTCGCCCATCCACAGTCCGGCCAGTTTGCTGCCGCCCCTGTCCGTGCTCAACATCGACATTGAAAG GGATGCTGGTCTGTCGCTGCAACCCATCATGCCATCGCCCTCGGTGTCCCAGAACGCGATCGTTTCGCCGGAAACGTTCAGCACCCACACCTCGCCCGCACCTTCCCTGCACAAACTGCCCACTGGGCGGCCGACCAGCCCACGGCATCCAGCCACCCCGCCGCTAGTGCATCCGCCGGCCGTACTGACGGCCGGCGCGGACTATCCTTCCCTGTCCTCGGTCCACCAGGAGCACGGTACCACCGATGGGGACGGTTCGCGCAACGGCTCCTCGTTGGGCATGCAAAGCAAAACCCAGCTCGGGTCgtcctccacctcctcctccaccgcgATCCAGTCCCGCCCACTCCACACACCTACTGCAAGTGCCAAAGCGATCGATATGGTAGCGGCGGGGTGCCCACCTCCAGCAGCCACCTCGGCACTGCTCGTTACGCTGCCGCTCGCCGGGCCAGTGTCGGGGGCGGGGGGCGAGTCGGTGCTCTCCGCAAGCAACCGGTCACCCCATCAACTCTCCCAGCAGTCGCTCGCGACGCCGGGCAGTGGAGCCGCCAGCCAGACCACCACCACGCATCAGCACTTGTCCGTACTGTACCActcccaccatcatcatctccaTCCGATACTGACGACGAATCGGCGTCCGTCGCGCCTGCCCGAACCGGTCTACTATCCCACGCCGCGCGAAGTGAAACC CGGTGAAGCCCTCGCGACGACCCTGTCGGCCCTGTATGGTAAGCTGCTCGTGGTGATGGGTATCGCATTCCCGATGGCGGAAGTTATCTCCACCTACATTCCACCTTCCTTCTATGAGGTGAGGCCCTTTCgccgttgcttttttttagctGATAACTCTCCTTTGCGGAATACATTGCCTGATTCTGTGTGTTTCCAGGGCTTCTATTTATACCTGTACATCGGCAGCATGGTGTTCCTGCTCTTCATGTACACAACACTGCTCTGGGGAAAGCCTAAAATGCCACCCGTCTCACCGATCAAGA aGCAAACGCTTGCCAGCACGAAGAAGGTAATGCACCGTACCAGCACGACCTGCTCGACGGACAGCGGCGAACAGTCGGACAGTGAGGACGAAACCATCAGCTCCAGCCCGAAGGTGCCGGTGCAGGCACGCCGGATGTCACTGTCGGCCGGTGCCGCCTCACGGTTGCAGCACTTTGGCAGCTTCTATCTGCGCATGGGTGCGGTCG CGTTCGGCATCGGCAGCATGATCTACTCCGGATTGGAATTCGGGCAATACTTTGAGCTGGAGCGCAACACCAAGTGCCACAACGTGCTGCTCGCACTGACGCCGGCCACCCGGATGGCCTTCATCTTCATAcagatgtattttatttttctaaacAACGAG CAAATCAAGGTGTACCGGCACAAGATCGTGGCGCGGTTCGGGCTGATGCACATGATCGGCACCAACCTGTCCGTTTGGTTCTCGGTGCTGATACAGGAGACGAAGCACGAGATCTTGACGTTCTACAATCCGGAAAACCGCACGTTGCGCATTTCCCACCGGCTGG GCAACAAGATGATGCCCCACCCGGTGGAAACCGTCGCCCATCTGCGGGTGGCCCGCGGGCTCAAGGGCCCGCACAACATCTTCGAGTGCCGGCGGTCGAACATCATCGGCACGCTGGTGCAGGACGCGTCCCCGTTTCTGTTTCCCTGCACCATCGAGTACTCGCTGATCTGTGCCGCCATCCTGTACGTGATGTGGCGCAGCATCAGCCGGCCGCAGAACGAGCAGCCGCAGCGCCAGGAAAGCCTGCACCCGCTCAAACGCTCCCCCCACCACTACTCGGTCGACTGTGCCGGCGCTCACAAGGGCCTGTTCATCGGCATCCTCATCCTGGTGCTGACCATCATCTCGCTCATCCTGTTCTTCGTGCTGATTTCGCGCCCCGAGTTCGTCAGCCTCGCCGTCACGGAGGTGAACATCTGCGAGCTGACGCTGTACGGCACGACGACGGCCGCCACGCTGATCGGCATGTTTCAGGTGCGCCACATGCAGTACGACGCGTTCCGCAGCTTCAGCCTGGACGACATCCTGCTCGTCGGGGGCCAGACCGGCTCGTTCCTCTACAGCACGTTCACCGTGATCGGGGGCCACTTTACGATGCGGCGCGACacggtgctggtgctgatcACGGCCCTCGCCTCGCTGGTCGAGACCGCCTGCCAGACGATGTTCATACTGGACGCGAGCCGCCGGTCCGCCGCCACCCAGGAGCACATCCGCAAGAAGCCGGGCCGCGAGATCGTCACCTTTCTGCTGGTGAGCAATCTGGCGATGTGGGCGATCAACACGCTCGAGAAGAGCCGGGCCGAGTCGCACCCGATCCAGCTGCACTTTTACGGGCTGTGGGCGTGGACGATCATCACGCACGTGTCGATGCCGCTCGCGATCTTCTACCGGTTCC
- the LOC120957023 gene encoding proton channel OtopLc isoform X2, protein MDSSPDLSLKLRRGSSDSRESFYMDFAQGIDSDIEDVVTMASGGAGGLPSPCTLPPAAPLVAEVVTIQPAGSAVPSQTGVILEEEDALIEEEEEEEEEEEEEEEEQEKNKRENGEQPQPATAADEEQLGEQDAGDSGEYELPPPMSSFPSPIHSPASLLPPLSVLNIDIERDAGLSLQPIMPSPSVSQNAIVSPETFSTHTSPAPSLHKLPTGRPTSPRHPATPPLVHPPAVLTAGADYPSLSSVHQEHGTTDGDGSRNGSSLGMQSKTQLGSSSTSSSTAIQSRPLHTPTASAKAIDMVAAGCPPPAATSALLVTLPLAGPVSGAGGESVLSASNRSPHQLSQQSLATPGSGAASQTTTTHQHLSVLYHSHHHHLHPILTTNRRPSRLPEPVYYPTPREVKPGEALATTLSALYGKLLVVMGIAFPMAEVISTYIPPSFYEGFYLYLYIGSMVFLLFMYTTLLWGKPKMPPVSPIKKQTLASTKKVMHRTSTTCSTDSGEQSDSEDETISSSPKVPVQARRMSLSAGAASRLQHFGSFYLRMGAVAFGIGSMIYSGLEFGQYFELERNTKCHNVLLALTPATRMAFIFIQMYFIFLNNEQIKVYRHKIVARFGLMHMIGTNLSVWFSVLIQETKHEILTFYNPENRTLRISHRLGNKMMPHPVETVAHLRVARGLKGPHNIFECRRSNIIGTLVQDASPFLFPCTIEYSLICAAILYVMWRSISRPQNEQPQRQESLHPLKRSPHHYSVDCAGAHKGLFIGILILVLTIISLILFFVLISRPEFVSLAVTEVNICELTLYGTTTAATLIGMFQVRHMQYDAFRSFSLDDILLVGGQTGSFLYSTFTVIGGHFTMRRDTVLVLITALASLVETACQTMFILDASRRSAATQEHIRKKPGREIVTFLLVSNLAMWAINTLEKSRAESHPIQLHFYGLWAWTIITHVSMPLAIFYRFHSTVCLCEIWKRAYKMKPAYM, encoded by the exons ATGGACAGCTCGCCGGACCTGTCACTCAAGCTGCGGCGCGGCTCGAGCGATTCGCGCGAATCGTTCTACATGGACTTTGCCCAGGGCATCGACTCCGACATCGAGGACGTGGTGACGATGGCATCCGGTGGTGCCGGAGGCCTTCCTTCCCCTTGCACGCTCCCGCCTGCCGCCCCGCTGGTGGCGGAAGTGGTGACGATACAGCCGGCCGGGTCGGCCGTCCCCAGCCAGACCGGCGTCATTCTCGAGGAGGAAGATGCTCTcatcgaggaggaggaggaggaagaggaggaggaggaagaagaagaagaggagcaGGAGAAGAACAAGCGGGAGAACGGGGAGCAGCCCCAACCGGCCACGGCTGCAGACGAGGAGCAGCTGGGGGAGCAGGACGCGGGCGACAGTGGAGAGTACGAGCTGCCACCACCGATGTCCTCCTTTCCTTCGCCCATCCACAGTCCGGCCAGTTTGCTGCCGCCCCTGTCCGTGCTCAACATCGACATTGAAAG GGATGCTGGTCTGTCGCTGCAACCCATCATGCCATCGCCCTCGGTGTCCCAGAACGCGATCGTTTCGCCGGAAACGTTCAGCACCCACACCTCGCCCGCACCTTCCCTGCACAAACTGCCCACTGGGCGGCCGACCAGCCCACGGCATCCAGCCACCCCGCCGCTAGTGCATCCGCCGGCCGTACTGACGGCCGGCGCGGACTATCCTTCCCTGTCCTCGGTCCACCAGGAGCACGGTACCACCGATGGGGACGGTTCGCGCAACGGCTCCTCGTTGGGCATGCAAAGCAAAACCCAGCTCGGGTCgtcctccacctcctcctccaccgcgATCCAGTCCCGCCCACTCCACACACCTACTGCAAGTGCCAAAGCGATCGATATGGTAGCGGCGGGGTGCCCACCTCCAGCAGCCACCTCGGCACTGCTCGTTACGCTGCCGCTCGCCGGGCCAGTGTCGGGGGCGGGGGGCGAGTCGGTGCTCTCCGCAAGCAACCGGTCACCCCATCAACTCTCCCAGCAGTCGCTCGCGACGCCGGGCAGTGGAGCCGCCAGCCAGACCACCACCACGCATCAGCACTTGTCCGTACTGTACCActcccaccatcatcatctccaTCCGATACTGACGACGAATCGGCGTCCGTCGCGCCTGCCCGAACCGGTCTACTATCCCACGCCGCGCGAAGTGAAACC CGGTGAAGCCCTCGCGACGACCCTGTCGGCCCTGTATGGTAAGCTGCTCGTGGTGATGGGTATCGCATTCCCGATGGCGGAAGTTATCTCCACCTACATTCCACCTTCCTTCTATGAG GGCTTCTATTTATACCTGTACATCGGCAGCATGGTGTTCCTGCTCTTCATGTACACAACACTGCTCTGGGGAAAGCCTAAAATGCCACCCGTCTCACCGATCAAGA aGCAAACGCTTGCCAGCACGAAGAAGGTAATGCACCGTACCAGCACGACCTGCTCGACGGACAGCGGCGAACAGTCGGACAGTGAGGACGAAACCATCAGCTCCAGCCCGAAGGTGCCGGTGCAGGCACGCCGGATGTCACTGTCGGCCGGTGCCGCCTCACGGTTGCAGCACTTTGGCAGCTTCTATCTGCGCATGGGTGCGGTCG CGTTCGGCATCGGCAGCATGATCTACTCCGGATTGGAATTCGGGCAATACTTTGAGCTGGAGCGCAACACCAAGTGCCACAACGTGCTGCTCGCACTGACGCCGGCCACCCGGATGGCCTTCATCTTCATAcagatgtattttatttttctaaacAACGAG CAAATCAAGGTGTACCGGCACAAGATCGTGGCGCGGTTCGGGCTGATGCACATGATCGGCACCAACCTGTCCGTTTGGTTCTCGGTGCTGATACAGGAGACGAAGCACGAGATCTTGACGTTCTACAATCCGGAAAACCGCACGTTGCGCATTTCCCACCGGCTGG GCAACAAGATGATGCCCCACCCGGTGGAAACCGTCGCCCATCTGCGGGTGGCCCGCGGGCTCAAGGGCCCGCACAACATCTTCGAGTGCCGGCGGTCGAACATCATCGGCACGCTGGTGCAGGACGCGTCCCCGTTTCTGTTTCCCTGCACCATCGAGTACTCGCTGATCTGTGCCGCCATCCTGTACGTGATGTGGCGCAGCATCAGCCGGCCGCAGAACGAGCAGCCGCAGCGCCAGGAAAGCCTGCACCCGCTCAAACGCTCCCCCCACCACTACTCGGTCGACTGTGCCGGCGCTCACAAGGGCCTGTTCATCGGCATCCTCATCCTGGTGCTGACCATCATCTCGCTCATCCTGTTCTTCGTGCTGATTTCGCGCCCCGAGTTCGTCAGCCTCGCCGTCACGGAGGTGAACATCTGCGAGCTGACGCTGTACGGCACGACGACGGCCGCCACGCTGATCGGCATGTTTCAGGTGCGCCACATGCAGTACGACGCGTTCCGCAGCTTCAGCCTGGACGACATCCTGCTCGTCGGGGGCCAGACCGGCTCGTTCCTCTACAGCACGTTCACCGTGATCGGGGGCCACTTTACGATGCGGCGCGACacggtgctggtgctgatcACGGCCCTCGCCTCGCTGGTCGAGACCGCCTGCCAGACGATGTTCATACTGGACGCGAGCCGCCGGTCCGCCGCCACCCAGGAGCACATCCGCAAGAAGCCGGGCCGCGAGATCGTCACCTTTCTGCTGGTGAGCAATCTGGCGATGTGGGCGATCAACACGCTCGAGAAGAGCCGGGCCGAGTCGCACCCGATCCAGCTGCACTTTTACGGGCTGTGGGCGTGGACGATCATCACGCACGTGTCGATGCCGCTCGCGATCTTCTACCGGTTCC